ATTATTAAATCCATACTTAAACAGGAAGATATGAAAGTAGTTGCAGCTATAGGGACACCAAATACTCCTTTTGAAGGAAAGGATATTGGTGAAGTAATAGGTGTAGGAAAGATTGATGTTCAAGTAAAAGGTGCCCAGAAACTTGCTGAAGTTTTAAAAGAAAAGAAACCAGATGTTCTAGTTGATTTTACTAAAGCAAATGCAGCTGTGGATACAATCAAAACTTCTGCAGATTGTGATGTTAATGTAGTTGTAGGTACAACTGGATTTTCAGAAGAACAAATGGATGAAATAGAAAGATCTATCGAAGGAAATAAGATAAAAGCAGTTATTGCTCCAAACATGGCAGTAGGTGTGAATGCGTTCTTTAAGATCATTGAAGACCTTGCAAAGATTCTTAATGATTATGATATTGAAATAATAGAAGCTCATCATAAAAATAAAGTGGATGCCCCTTCAGGAACTGCTGTTAAAACTTATGAAATTATAGCTGAGGCACTTAGAAAAAATAAAGATGAAACTTATGTCTATGGTAGGCAGGGAATTGTAGGTGCACGAACTTCTGGAGAAATAGGAATGCATGCAGTTCGTGGAGGGGATATCGTTGGAGATCATACCGTACTTTTTGTCGGCGAAGGAGAGCGAATTGAAATTGTCCACAGAGCACATAGCAGACAAGTATTTGTAACAGGAGTAATTAAATCAATAAGATATGTTGTTGGAGCTTCTGAAGGAAAAATAAGTGACATGGGGGATGTTTTAGGTATAAAATAAAATGAAGATACCTTTTTTTTAAATTTAATAATTTATATTAAATAAGTTAAATTATGAGTAAAAAAATCAGCTTAGAGTCTGATAATTTATCTTATCTATTTTTAAATAGGGCAATATGATTTTGATCTAATTTAAAGAGTTTAGCAAATTATGATTAAAATCAAATTTTCAACAAACCTAAATGTAATATCATTAAATTTACCGCAGTAGTAAATAAAGATAATAAACAATATACTTACAAATTCAAAAATACTGTGTTGTGGATAAAAATGACAACAGAAAACATTAAAAAACCATATGTAATTCTGAACTGTGCAATGACCCTTGATGGGAAAATAGCAACTAAAACAGGCAGTTCTGAGATATCGGGTAAAATGGATCTATTGCGGGTTCATGAACTTCGTAAAGAAGTCGATGCTATAATGGTAGGGATAAATACTGTGTTAGCCGATGATCCAAAACTCACAGTTCATAAATTTCAGGCAAGTCCAGAAGATTATCCATTGAGAGTTGTTATTGACAGCAAGGCTAGAACACCACTCTTTTCAAGGGTTTTAAATTCGGATGCTCCAACAATAATTGCAGTTTCAGAGATTGCTGATTCTGAAAAAATTGAAAAGTTGGGTGAAAAAGCAGAAGTAATTGTTTGCGGCAAAAATCATGTTGATCTTGATTTACTAATGGAAAAACTTGCTTTAAAAGGAGTTAAAACACTTATGTTAGAGGGAGGATCAACTCTAAATTACTCAATGATAATTGGAGATCTTGTATCTGAAGTGCGTGTTTGCATAGCTCCAATGATAGCAGGGGGAAAGGAAGCTAAAACACTTGCAGATGGTGATGGAGTCCAATACATGAAGGATGCTGTAAAACTCAAATTAAAAAAAAGTTACAATTTGGAAGAAGACCTAATTTTAGAATATCAAGTTATCTCCCAATAAATTAATTTGCTAAGGTTTTTTCATTATCATATAAACTCCAGTTGCTGCTAAACCAATTGCAACTAACCAGATTAAAATATCAAAGAACTGTGGTATTGCATATTTTACGACAACTATTAAAAGTGCAACGATTATGTAACATACTCCGAGTATTGTATTGTTCATACTTCTGTTCATAAATCCACCTCATGTATTTCTAATGATCTATTTTAACAAACCTTTTTTTCTGAGAATCCTCTCAGGATTATCTTTTAAAGCTTTTTTTATCTCTTTATCCTGTAGTCCTGTACCTAAACCTACTTTATAAGCCATTTCATAGGATATAAGATCTCCAGGCATATGTGTATCTGTGTTAATAACCAGATCTGCCCCTACATCATTTGCCAGTTTTGCAACATGTCCATTTCCAAGACAATGTCCTCTTCTGGAACTTATTTCCAGAGCAATACCATTTTCCTTGGCAATTTCTACTTCTTCAACTGTTATAAGGCCGGGATGTGCGAGGATATCTACTTCGGGACAGTTAACTGCACTCCAGTTAGTTCCTTCTATCACAGGTTCAACAATTGTTTCACCATGTACAACAACAATTTCTGCACCAAACTTCCTTGCTTGATGGGCAAGTTTATCAATAATTTCGGCTGGTGCATGGGTTATTTCGGCTCCTGGAATGATTTCTATGTCCCAGTTGTCCCTTATGTCTATAACTGCATTTATTACTTTACCAACACACTCAATATTCGATGCATCAACATGGTCTGTTATTGCAACAGCACTGTGATTTAATACCTGAGCACGTCGTGCTATTTCTGATGGTAAAAGTTCACCATCGCTGAATATACTGTGTGTGTGGAGATCTATTCTTTTTTTAATATGGAATCCTCCATTACTTCTATTTGATTATTTATGGGTTATTCTTTTCAGTCGAAAAGGTTAGCACATTTTTCTCATGTTTGAATAGGATCTTCATGATATACTAAACTTTTGATTATTCTTTCATAAAATTATATCTAACAATTCTAAACTTATTTGTAAAATACATGAATTTCATATAAAACATTATTTTATTGTTTAAAAAGTTAAGGTCAGTAATAATGTGATCATTTGAAATATGTGCTTCCATTGGATTTCAACACCAACATTTTCTTTCTTTTCAATTGAAATATTTAAAATTAATTAGAAATAGAGGATATTATCTGAATTTAAGAACAGTTTGTAGTTTGAATAAAAAAGCTTATGAGAATTATTGATGCTTAGATAATATTAAACTGTTAATTACTTTTCAAACCAATGGTAAAGTATATTTTCAGTTTCAAAATTACCTTAATTACTTTAATAAAACTATGTGTCTTGTTGGAGACTTGGGTTTTCCTGGAACAAGTAATATCCCTATAAAAAAGAATAAAGGTATCCAATTCATAACTATATTGTAGTGATAAAAATGAAATGTTCTATTTTCGCACCATCTCATATAACTGGATTTTTTGAAATAATTGATAATCAAAACCCATTAAAGAGAGGATCCTGTGGTGCTGGTGTAGCAATGGATAAGGGTGTAATTACCAATCTTAAAATATTTGATAAGAATTCCTCAGATAGTTTAAAGACTAGTGTAACCATTAATGGGGAGGAAGATGTTAGAAATACTACCATAACCTTTAAAACAATTGAGATTATGGAAAGGGAATTTAATATTAGTAAACTCGTTGAGGACAAGTCAATCAGTATTGATCATGTATTAGAAGTACCCATAGGTGCAGGATTTGGAACCTCAGCAGCATGTGCACTTGGAACTGCCCTTTCAATAGCAAAGATTCTTGAACTAGATATAACCTATAATAAAGCCACAAGCATAGCTCATCTTGCAGAAATTGAAATGGAAAGCGGATTGGGGGATGTGATTGCTGAGGTAAATGGGGGTATCACCTTAAGAATAAAAGAAGGAGCTCCAGGATTTGGCGTAACAGACAAAATGATATTGAAAAAGGATTTATATGTAATATGCAAGAGTTTAGGAGGTATTGAAACATCAGAAATAATCGGTGATCCAATCCACAAAAAAAGAATCAACAACACAGGCAGAAACATGTTAAGCATGTTATTAAAAAATCCTGTTCCCGAATTTTTCCTTAAACTATCAAATAAATTTGCAATGGAAACAGGACTTCTTAGTACTGAAGTATCCGACATTATAAATATTCTCCAAGAAGAAAGTATGGGTGCATCAATGGCAATGCTTGGAAATACTGCATTTGCACTATCTGAAACACCAGATACAACTCTTGATAACGTTATAATTTCTAAAATTGATTCTTATGGATGTAGATTCCTTTGAATCCATTATTTTTGAAATTCTTCCAGTGAAACATTTTCTATCTTATATCTCAATCCTTCATGTTCTAATTTTTTTGTCAAACTCTTACTCATTTTTCCAACAGCAAATACCAACACATTAAGTCCCCTTTTTGCAGCTGCAACAGTTGCATATGGAGTTGCGAATTCAAAATCAGTTTGGATTCCAATTTTGTTTGTCACAGCTCTTGAAACTGTGCCCATGATTCCAATCCTATCAAATCCACGTGCATAAATTTCTTCGATTTCTCCCATGTTGCATGCCCTGGACCCTCCTTCGTTAATGGTTGGGACCTGTATTATAACCACATGTCCGGGTTGGAGTTTAATTGTACCTCCAAGTTTAATAAGGGCAACATCATCCCCCTTAGAAGCTGAATTTAAAACTTCAGCATGGGCAGATTTTTTTTCTTTTCCAGCATATAATGTGCCTTTATCCATTTCTAACCATACTGTTTCACCAGTTTTCATATTTTCCCTGGCTAATGCAGGCCATACTGATTTATAAGTATTCATGGTATCCAGTACATTATCTGCATATTTACTAAGGTTTACAGCCTCATTTTTAACCTTTTCAATGCCTCGTTTGGTTATCTTATATCTGGCATTACCCATACCTGTTTCAACGAAGCCATCATCAACAAGACTTTTTATATTTTCTGAAACAGCCTGCACAGTAATATCAAGCTTTTTAGCTATATCCTTCTGTCTTAGATGGGGTTGTTCTCTTGCTATCTCTGCAAGTATTTGGAATCTTGTGAGTTCGCCTTTTTTCTTGAAAACCTTCATGGTTTACTCCCCACTTATTTAGATCAATCCTTTCAAACTTTCATCAAGGAGGTTCAAAAATTTATCGGTACTGCCCTCAGGTATATACGCTCCACAGGCAACAGAATGTCCTCCTCCTGTTCCACCAACTTTCTTTGCAACCTTTCTAATTAAATTTCCAAAGTGTATACCATTGTATGCAAGTAATCTTGAACATCGTAATGAAACTTTTATTCCTTCCTTGTCTTCTCCAATTGGTGTAAAACCTATAATTGGTTTCCTCCAATCACCATAACTTAATATCATGCCTGCTATGGTTCCGATTACTTCACTCTTTATTTCACTTCCTTCAAAGTACTGTATATTGTTGAGGGGGATTATTCTGTCGTCTCCCCTTATCCAATTCATTTTTTGAGCAAGGTAACGACGGTGTCCGAGAGCAAGATGTTCCATTTCATCAAGTCCCGCACCTCTGTCTCCTTTTAATACGTTTAATGCAACTTTATGGTGGTTATGTCTTCCACATGCATTAACAGCAGTTGAGAATTCACTAGCATCCCTAAGTGGGGAATATTTTTCTTCTTCTAAAAACTCATATGAATCTCCAGATATTAATTTTGGTACGTATTTAACATATTTGGAAGGAACTTCCAAACTCAACATACGGACCAGCTCGGAAAATAACCTGCCCTTTTCTTCAACACTCAAATCACATAATGATCTGTGTTTTCTACCATTTTTAGTTGGAATATCAAGTTTATTTAAAAGAAGAAGGCATTCTGTTTTATTATTGGTTATTGGTAGATTCACATCTCCAAAATAGGATAATGCAACAAATATTGGTCGGGTTTGTCTTCCATAGATTGCAAGATCGTTTTTTGATTCAACCAATTGATGTTTAATGCTTTCATTGAGTATACCATGGTTTATACCAACCATTTTTCCATTAAAACTGTTTTGCATATCTCCAACAGCACTTAAAACACCCATCCAGCTTAGATCTTGAAATCCAAATGTTCTTGCAAGGAGATAGCTCATTCCTCCACCCGAAATTTCATAGGATCCATCAATATTATGGAAATGTGGATTTAATTCTACTAGTTCTCCATTCATTGATTGTCCCATCTTCCTGATTGGTGGGTGATGGTCAAGGATCAGAGTTTTTGATGCGGAGGTACAAAATTCGGTCAGATCTTGTCCAGATCCGAGATCAGAAAATATTGTAAGTTCATTTTCTGCTTTAAGATCGTCTATCTTATCAAGACTTATAAATTCTATTTCATGATCCTTATCAAGCCTATCAAGCATTGAAGATAATATAGCACCTGCTGTAACACCATCACAGTCTATATGGGTATATATTTTAATGTCTTCGGATTTCTTAATCAATTCATGTGCTTTATTAAAGGATAAGTTCATTGAATTATCAGATTCAAGCATGTTAACTCCGTTCTAGGGTATTAAAAATAATTTTTATTATAGTTATTTTGATCGGGTTCCCTTAATCATATTACTAATTTTGATCAGGATTTCCTTTTTGGGCATTGTCTTATCCACTGTAACTCTTCCTGAGATTTCCCACCAGGATCTAGAATATGATTTATTTTTATCTACTTCAGGATTTAAATCAAGCTTTTCAGCTGCCTTTGAAATTTCTCGAATCTTAGGAGAACTTACAGCATGTTCTATTGAAATTTTTCTTCCTTCATGTTTAGTTTTCTTTGAATCAATGTAAACTGGCCAAATTATTGCTTTCATAATAAAACTCACCTGAAATATATTATACAATATTAGTTTTCATCATTTTATTAATTCATATAATTCATTAACTTTTCTAGCATAGCTTTAACAGTATATTCCTCAGGAATCAAAACAGGAATACCCTGTTCTTTCAGGGGTCTGGCTGTAACAGGACCTATTGCAGCTACAGCAACATTCCCATTCCTAAACTTTTCGAGTAATCTCTCCTTATCCTCTTCCTTAGCAATTTCTAGCAAATTTTGCACGGTTAAAGTACTTGTAAATGTTACCGCATCAATTTTTCCGTTGATTATGTTTTTTATTAAATTTTCAACGTTATCTTTATTTTCTGGAAGTTCGGATTTGTAGGCTTCGGCAATGAAAACATGCGCACCCATTTTTTCCAGTCCCGCTGGAAGTGAATCCCTTGCAGATAATGTTCTGGGGAGTCCTATAAGTTTATTATTGAGTTCTAATCCTTGATAAACCTCCAGAAGCCCTTCTGCAGTATAATCCTCTGGCACCATATCTACTTTTAAGCCCTTTTCTTCCAGGAATTTCCCAGTTCTGGGACCTATTACAGCTATCTTACAGTCAGGACTAAGTCTCTCTTTAAGATCATTACAATGTTTGAATAATGATATAATTGCTGTTGGGGAAGTGAATATTAACCAGTCAAGCTTTCCTGCCATTTTGCACAAGTTTTTTAGAGACTGGGAATTTGAAACTTGGAGTTCCAAAGTAGGTGCAATAAATGCCTTTCCACCATGTGCTTCAACAATGTTCACGGCTTCAGCAATCCTTTCAGCAGGACGTGTTATACCTATTACTTTTCCCTCAAATTCATTACCCTTCATTTACCTTCAACCTTTTCGAGTTTAGCCTTTTTAAGTAAAGATTCCTTAAAAACATCCACTACCTTACCTACAATTACCAATGCAGGAGTGTTTATATGATTCTGAGTGATATCTTCGAGTGTTCCTGTTATAATTCTCTGATCTGGAGATGTACCATTTTCAATAACGCAGACAGGAGTTTTTGGATCTTTGTACTTCATTATTTCCTTGGTGTTTTCTTCCAGTAGTCCAATACCCATAAGAATAATTATAGTATCTGCTTTAAAATCCCATTTAACCTGTTTGTTAGGCTTTGTAGGGTCTTCATGTCCTGTAACTATTGTTAATGAAGTTGCAATACCTCTGTGTGTAACTGGAAGTCCTGAAGATGTGGGTACACCAATGGCAGAAGTGACTCCTGGAATGAATTCTACACATATCCCTTCTTCTAACAAAGCCAGCATTTCTTCTCCACCCCTACCAAATACAAATGGGTCTCCACCCTTTAATCTAACAACATTTTGGTGTTTTTTACCTTGATCAATGAGTATTTGGTTTATTTCGTCTTGTTTTTTGTAATGTTCTCCTGCTTTTTTACCTACATAAATGAGATCAGCATTTTCTGCATACTTTAAAATTTCATTATTTGCAAGTCTGTCGTAAATTACCACGTTAGCTTTTTTTAGGGCCTTAACGGCTTTAAGAGTTATAAGGTCTGGATCTCCAGGTCCAGCACCAACCAAATATACTACCATGTTTTCACCTTGGATTTTTAAGTTTGATTATTTGAATCAATAAATAATTAAATTAATTTTAAGGGCATAATAACCTTAAAAAAAATCATATACCTTCTTATATTACAATCAATATGCTATAGTTTCATAAAATGGGATGGCTTCAATATTTAATCATTCCACTAAAGAATTTTAAACCGTCATCAGATCCTAAAATAGTTTCTGAAGCTCTTTCAGGATGGGGCATGACTGCACACACCAATCCCTCTTCATCACATACTCCTGTAATGGCTTCCATTGACCCGTTTGGATTTTCGGATTCAAATGAAAGTATTATCTGATCATTTTCATGTAGTTTTTTAAGATTTTCGGTATAGTAACGACCTTCAGCATGGGCTATTGGCATATTTATTACTTCATTCTTCTTGTACATACTTGTAAACGGTGTTCTGGTACTGTTAACCTTGAGTTCTGTCCATTTGCAAATGAATTTGGCATTCTGGTTTTCAGTAAAAACACCGGGCACCAGTCCAACCTCTGCAAGTATTTGGGCACCGTTACATATTCCAAGAACAGGTTTTTCCTCTTTAACACAGTCTTTAATGCCATTTATCACAGGGGTGATTGCTGCTATGGCTCCTGCACGGAGATAATCTCCATAAGAAAATCCTCCAGGTATCACTATGCCTTCAAAGTCTGAAAGATCTCTTTTGCTCCACCAGATATATTCTGGTTTGGCCCCTGCAAGTTCAAGTGCATGGAAAACATCCCTATCACAGTTTGACCCAGGAAATCTTATTATCCCAACTTTCATCTTTTATTCCTCTTTTGGAGATATTTTAATGGTATAATCGTGGATCACAGGATTGCAGAGTAGTCTCTGGCACATTTCATCCACTTCTTTTTTAACAAGTTCCTGATCTGATCCTTCAATTGTAAACTTAATCATGTCAACTGTAGCTGTATTTTCTACATTATAATCAAGTAAGGCCAGCGCTCTCTGTATAGTTGCTGCTTCGGGATTTAACATACCATTTTTCAGACTAATTTTAACCTCTGCATCATATTTCATTGCATCACCATTTCTTTTTTTGGAATTAACTAATAAATTTAAATTCGTCTATTAAGATATCTGATCCCTAATTAAATATCTAAAAATATTTTTTTTTAGAATCATACTCTTAAAATTTGTTTGTTTAAAGATTGATATTCCATTTTTCCTTATCTTCATTGCTGAGTATCATAGATGCGACTTTCATGTAGGCATCCATAACACCTGATTCACCCTTTCTAAACAAATCCTTATCAAGAACTTCCCATGTTTTTGAGTCCCAAAATCTGCA
This Methanobacterium spitsbergense DNA region includes the following protein-coding sequences:
- the purS gene encoding phosphoribosylformylglycinamidine synthase subunit PurS — encoded protein: MKYDAEVKISLKNGMLNPEAATIQRALALLDYNVENTATVDMIKFTIEGSDQELVKKEVDEMCQRLLCNPVIHDYTIKISPKEE
- a CDS encoding 2,5-diamino-6-(ribosylamino)-4(3H)-pyrimidinone 5'-phosphate reductase encodes the protein MTTENIKKPYVILNCAMTLDGKIATKTGSSEISGKMDLLRVHELRKEVDAIMVGINTVLADDPKLTVHKFQASPEDYPLRVVIDSKARTPLFSRVLNSDAPTIIAVSEIADSEKIEKLGEKAEVIVCGKNHVDLDLLMEKLALKGVKTLMLEGGSTLNYSMIIGDLVSEVRVCIAPMIAGGKEAKTLADGDGVQYMKDAVKLKLKKSYNLEEDLILEYQVISQ
- a CDS encoding uroporphyrinogen-III synthase; translated protein: MKGNEFEGKVIGITRPAERIAEAVNIVEAHGGKAFIAPTLELQVSNSQSLKNLCKMAGKLDWLIFTSPTAIISLFKHCNDLKERLSPDCKIAVIGPRTGKFLEEKGLKVDMVPEDYTAEGLLEVYQGLELNNKLIGLPRTLSARDSLPAGLEKMGAHVFIAEAYKSELPENKDNVENLIKNIINGKIDAVTFTSTLTVQNLLEIAKEEDKERLLEKFRNGNVAVAAIGPVTARPLKEQGIPVLIPEEYTVKAMLEKLMNYMN
- a CDS encoding pantoate kinase; amino-acid sequence: MKCSIFAPSHITGFFEIIDNQNPLKRGSCGAGVAMDKGVITNLKIFDKNSSDSLKTSVTINGEEDVRNTTITFKTIEIMEREFNISKLVEDKSISIDHVLEVPIGAGFGTSAACALGTALSIAKILELDITYNKATSIAHLAEIEMESGLGDVIAEVNGGITLRIKEGAPGFGVTDKMILKKDLYVICKSLGGIETSEIIGDPIHKKRINNTGRNMLSMLLKNPVPEFFLKLSNKFAMETGLLSTEVSDIINILQEESMGASMAMLGNTAFALSETPDTTLDNVIISKIDSYGCRFL
- a CDS encoding histidinol phosphate phosphatase domain-containing protein — translated: MKKRIDLHTHSIFSDGELLPSEIARRAQVLNHSAVAITDHVDASNIECVGKVINAVIDIRDNWDIEIIPGAEITHAPAEIIDKLAHQARKFGAEIVVVHGETIVEPVIEGTNWSAVNCPEVDILAHPGLITVEEVEIAKENGIALEISSRRGHCLGNGHVAKLANDVGADLVINTDTHMPGDLISYEMAYKVGLGTGLQDKEIKKALKDNPERILRKKGLLK
- a CDS encoding MarR family transcriptional regulator, whose translation is MKVFKKKGELTRFQILAEIAREQPHLRQKDIAKKLDITVQAVSENIKSLVDDGFVETGMGNARYKITKRGIEKVKNEAVNLSKYADNVLDTMNTYKSVWPALARENMKTGETVWLEMDKGTLYAGKEKKSAHAEVLNSASKGDDVALIKLGGTIKLQPGHVVIIQVPTINEGGSRACNMGEIEEIYARGFDRIGIMGTVSRAVTNKIGIQTDFEFATPYATVAAAKRGLNVLVFAVGKMSKSLTKKLEHEGLRYKIENVSLEEFQK
- a CDS encoding signal recognition particle subunit SRP19/SEC65 family protein, translated to MKAIIWPVYIDSKKTKHEGRKISIEHAVSSPKIREISKAAEKLDLNPEVDKNKSYSRSWWEISGRVTVDKTMPKKEILIKISNMIKGTRSK
- the dapB gene encoding 4-hydroxy-tetrahydrodipicolinate reductase → MIRVAVTGAGGRMASKIIKSILKQEDMKVVAAIGTPNTPFEGKDIGEVIGVGKIDVQVKGAQKLAEVLKEKKPDVLVDFTKANAAVDTIKTSADCDVNVVVGTTGFSEEQMDEIERSIEGNKIKAVIAPNMAVGVNAFFKIIEDLAKILNDYDIEIIEAHHKNKVDAPSGTAVKTYEIIAEALRKNKDETYVYGRQGIVGARTSGEIGMHAVRGGDIVGDHTVLFVGEGERIEIVHRAHSRQVFVTGVIKSIRYVVGASEGKISDMGDVLGIK
- the cobA gene encoding uroporphyrinogen-III C-methyltransferase: MVVYLVGAGPGDPDLITLKAVKALKKANVVIYDRLANNEILKYAENADLIYVGKKAGEHYKKQDEINQILIDQGKKHQNVVRLKGGDPFVFGRGGEEMLALLEEGICVEFIPGVTSAIGVPTSSGLPVTHRGIATSLTIVTGHEDPTKPNKQVKWDFKADTIIILMGIGLLEENTKEIMKYKDPKTPVCVIENGTSPDQRIITGTLEDITQNHINTPALVIVGKVVDVFKESLLKKAKLEKVEGK
- the purQ gene encoding phosphoribosylformylglycinamidine synthase subunit PurQ, which gives rise to MKVGIIRFPGSNCDRDVFHALELAGAKPEYIWWSKRDLSDFEGIVIPGGFSYGDYLRAGAIAAITPVINGIKDCVKEEKPVLGICNGAQILAEVGLVPGVFTENQNAKFICKWTELKVNSTRTPFTSMYKKNEVINMPIAHAEGRYYTENLKKLHENDQIILSFESENPNGSMEAITGVCDEEGLVCAVMPHPERASETILGSDDGLKFFSGMIKY
- the recJ gene encoding single-stranded-DNA-specific exonuclease RecJ is translated as MLESDNSMNLSFNKAHELIKKSEDIKIYTHIDCDGVTAGAILSSMLDRLDKDHEIEFISLDKIDDLKAENELTIFSDLGSGQDLTEFCTSASKTLILDHHPPIRKMGQSMNGELVELNPHFHNIDGSYEISGGGMSYLLARTFGFQDLSWMGVLSAVGDMQNSFNGKMVGINHGILNESIKHQLVESKNDLAIYGRQTRPIFVALSYFGDVNLPITNNKTECLLLLNKLDIPTKNGRKHRSLCDLSVEEKGRLFSELVRMLSLEVPSKYVKYVPKLISGDSYEFLEEEKYSPLRDASEFSTAVNACGRHNHHKVALNVLKGDRGAGLDEMEHLALGHRRYLAQKMNWIRGDDRIIPLNNIQYFEGSEIKSEVIGTIAGMILSYGDWRKPIIGFTPIGEDKEGIKVSLRCSRLLAYNGIHFGNLIRKVAKKVGGTGGGHSVACGAYIPEGSTDKFLNLLDESLKGLI